In a genomic window of Mycolicibacterium neoaurum VKM Ac-1815D:
- a CDS encoding ABC transporter permease codes for MSTQIDLVPVKPTTAIVGEPVTKKSSAGSVWFRLLINDRVAAAAAAVLSLVFLTAIFGPMLVGDLATRIDLDNSNQAPFTLAHGWANVLGTDPLGRSMLARLIVACQTTLSVAVPAVVISAVIGSIIGMWAGYYRGWRETVAMRVADVIMSFPSLLLAVVVLYVFSPSAANIVAVLAITRIPVYLRTARAESAELSSRVFVDAARTFGASGRSIITRHVLPIVLPTLLTVATLDFCYVMLAESSLSFLGIGIQPPDVSWGLMVSQGRTYLHTAWWLSFLPGLAIVITTVSATILAAWARIATDPAQRWRLTVPQKRLSRFTKSGKAI; via the coding sequence ATGAGCACTCAGATCGATCTCGTCCCGGTCAAGCCGACCACCGCCATCGTCGGCGAACCGGTCACCAAGAAGAGCTCCGCCGGCTCAGTCTGGTTCCGCCTGCTGATCAACGACCGCGTCGCCGCCGCCGCGGCGGCGGTGCTCAGCCTGGTCTTCCTCACCGCGATCTTCGGCCCCATGCTGGTCGGCGATCTGGCGACCCGCATCGACCTCGACAACTCCAATCAGGCGCCGTTCACCCTTGCCCACGGCTGGGCCAATGTGCTCGGCACCGACCCGCTGGGCCGCAGCATGCTGGCTCGGTTGATCGTGGCCTGTCAGACCACCCTGTCGGTGGCCGTTCCGGCCGTGGTGATCTCGGCGGTCATCGGCTCGATCATCGGCATGTGGGCCGGTTACTACCGCGGCTGGCGGGAGACCGTCGCGATGCGCGTGGCCGATGTGATCATGAGCTTTCCTTCGCTGTTGTTGGCGGTGGTGGTGCTCTACGTGTTCTCCCCGAGCGCGGCCAACATCGTTGCGGTTCTGGCCATCACCCGTATCCCGGTGTACCTGCGCACCGCCCGCGCCGAATCCGCCGAACTGTCCAGCCGCGTATTCGTCGACGCCGCCCGTACGTTCGGGGCAAGCGGGCGGTCCATCATCACCCGGCATGTGCTGCCTATCGTGCTGCCCACCCTGCTCACCGTCGCGACCCTGGACTTCTGCTACGTGATGCTGGCGGAGAGTTCGCTGAGCTTCCTGGGTATCGGCATCCAGCCGCCCGATGTCAGCTGGGGCCTGATGGTCTCCCAGGGGCGCACCTACCTGCATACCGCGTGGTGGCTGTCCTTCCTGCCGGGGCTGGCCATCGTGATCACCACCGTCTCGGCGACCATCCTGGCCGCCTGGGCCCGCATCGCCACCGACCCCGCCCAGCGGTGGCGACTCACCGTCCCGCAGAAGCGACTGTCCCGCTTCACCAAGTCCGGAAAGGCCATCTAA
- a CDS encoding ABC transporter substrate-binding protein, with product MAATRMAPRLLVIAGTAVLAAGCTVANSGGGGYDPDTLRIVLQQEPPTLEPCESSLTSTGIVVRSNITEPLLERDATTGDLQPLLATEWEQTSPTEWTFRLRDGVTFSDGAPFTSEDAAFSIDRAVNSDLQCNVDGYVFGDESLALRTPDAETVVIGTTEPDPILPLRISFVEMVPRTTSVDEKVREPIGTGPYAIERWEYGQKLTLTRNPTYWGAAPAFGKAEYRWRSEGSVRAAMITNDEADIAVGLGPEDGAGDLGVPFQNNETTALRMQATEPPLDDIRVRQAINYAVNRTGIVKALFRDLGEPAAQLIPSGVVGYNEELPLWPHDLDKAKELIAQAKADGVPVDRQIRLIGRTAQFPKITETIEVLQSEFTEIGLNVKIEMMDTASQLQYQLRPFPANTGPYLLMIMHGNQAGDAAFTLDQYMLSDGPQAAYGTPEFDAKIRAAEALTGQARQDAFAELFAEEPQEIMQMAYLAHMKGILGKSSRVDYTPDPATGDEMRLAAMTPAAGDRADQS from the coding sequence ATGGCTGCGACACGCATGGCGCCCAGGCTGCTGGTGATCGCCGGTACAGCTGTGCTGGCAGCCGGGTGCACCGTCGCCAACTCCGGGGGCGGCGGCTATGACCCCGACACCCTGCGCATCGTGCTGCAACAGGAGCCGCCGACACTGGAACCCTGTGAGAGCTCGCTGACGTCGACCGGGATCGTCGTGCGCTCCAACATCACCGAACCGCTGCTGGAGCGCGATGCCACCACCGGAGACCTGCAGCCGCTGTTGGCCACCGAATGGGAGCAGACCAGCCCGACCGAGTGGACCTTCCGATTGCGTGACGGCGTCACCTTCTCCGACGGTGCACCCTTCACCTCCGAGGATGCCGCCTTCTCCATCGACCGCGCCGTGAATTCCGACCTACAGTGCAACGTCGACGGGTATGTTTTCGGCGACGAGAGCCTGGCTCTGCGTACCCCGGATGCCGAAACCGTCGTCATCGGTACCACAGAACCGGATCCGATTCTGCCGCTGCGTATTTCGTTCGTCGAGATGGTGCCGCGCACCACCAGTGTCGACGAGAAGGTGCGCGAACCGATAGGCACCGGACCCTATGCGATCGAGCGCTGGGAGTACGGCCAGAAGCTGACCCTGACCCGCAATCCCACCTACTGGGGAGCGGCACCGGCGTTCGGCAAGGCCGAATACCGTTGGCGCAGTGAGGGCAGCGTGCGCGCCGCCATGATCACCAATGACGAGGCCGATATCGCTGTCGGGCTCGGGCCCGAGGACGGCGCCGGTGATCTCGGCGTGCCGTTCCAGAACAACGAGACCACCGCCCTGCGGATGCAGGCCACCGAGCCGCCATTGGACGATATCCGGGTGCGTCAGGCGATCAACTACGCCGTCAACCGGACCGGCATCGTCAAGGCGCTGTTCCGTGACCTGGGTGAACCTGCCGCCCAACTGATCCCCTCGGGTGTCGTCGGCTACAACGAAGAACTGCCGCTGTGGCCGCACGATCTGGACAAGGCCAAGGAACTCATCGCCCAGGCCAAGGCCGACGGTGTCCCCGTCGACCGCCAGATCCGGCTGATCGGGCGGACCGCCCAGTTTCCCAAGATCACCGAGACCATCGAGGTGCTGCAGAGCGAGTTCACCGAGATCGGCCTCAACGTCAAGATCGAGATGATGGACACCGCAAGCCAATTGCAGTACCAGTTGCGGCCGTTCCCGGCGAATACCGGGCCCTATCTGCTGATGATCATGCACGGCAACCAGGCCGGTGACGCCGCCTTCACCCTCGACCAGTACATGCTCTCCGACGGCCCGCAGGCTGCATACGGCACACCGGAGTTCGATGCCAAGATCCGCGCCGCCGAGGCGCTCACCGGGCAGGCCCGCCAGGATGCCTTCGCCGAACTGTTCGCCGAGGAGCCGCAGGAGATCATGCAGATGGCCTACCTGGCCCACATGAAGGGCATCCTCGGCAAGTCGTCACGCGTCGACTACACCCCCGACCCGGCGACCGGCGACGAGATGCGCCTGGCCGCGATGACACCCGCGGCCGGCGACCGCGCCGACCAGTCCTGA
- a CDS encoding ABC transporter permease, translating into MFAFLRRRIYTSTIPLIIVLLGVFLLARLTGDPTNLYLPESATADQRAAFAESNGFNDPLIVQLLDYFKGVIHLDFGTSLRTGESAAEMALRAFPATLQLAFVTMLLAIIGAVVIGCWAAYRPNSLADRFSSLLSMTAASIPDFWFAITGVWLFAVLMGWLPTSGTDAGVLSWVLPIATLMIRPLGVLTQVVRGAMVSALSAPYVRLARSKGAGDMRVVTHHALRNAAAPALTVAGDLAVGLINGAVVVEAIFGWPGIGKLMIDAILQRDFAVLQAAVLLTAVSIFILNIAIDACYALLDARVREPAKV; encoded by the coding sequence ATGTTCGCATTCCTGCGGCGCCGGATATACACCAGCACCATCCCCTTGATCATCGTGCTGCTCGGTGTCTTCCTGCTCGCCAGGCTCACCGGCGACCCCACCAACCTGTACCTGCCCGAATCTGCCACCGCCGACCAGCGCGCCGCATTCGCCGAATCGAACGGCTTCAACGATCCGCTGATCGTCCAATTGCTCGACTACTTCAAGGGTGTCATCCATCTCGACTTCGGCACCTCGCTGCGCACCGGCGAATCGGCCGCCGAGATGGCATTGCGCGCCTTCCCGGCCACCCTGCAACTGGCATTCGTCACCATGTTGCTCGCCATCATCGGCGCCGTGGTGATCGGCTGCTGGGCGGCCTACCGGCCCAACTCGCTGGCCGACCGGTTCTCCAGCCTGCTGTCCATGACCGCCGCCTCCATCCCGGACTTCTGGTTCGCCATCACCGGCGTCTGGCTGTTCGCGGTGCTGATGGGCTGGCTGCCCACCTCCGGCACCGACGCGGGTGTGTTGTCCTGGGTCCTGCCGATCGCGACCCTGATGATCCGCCCTCTCGGCGTGCTCACCCAGGTTGTCCGCGGCGCAATGGTTTCCGCGCTCTCGGCACCATATGTCCGGCTGGCGCGCAGCAAGGGCGCAGGCGATATGCGCGTGGTCACCCACCACGCACTGCGCAATGCCGCCGCTCCCGCCCTGACCGTGGCCGGCGACCTGGCCGTCGGCCTGATCAACGGCGCGGTGGTGGTCGAGGCCATCTTCGGCTGGCCAGGCATCGGCAAGCTCATGATCGACGCCATCCTGCAACGCGATTTCGCGGTGCTGCAGGCGGCGGTCCTGCTCACCGCCGTCAGCATCTTCATCCTCAACATCGCCATCGACGCGTGCTACGCGCTGCTCGATGCCCGCGTCCGCGAACCCGCCAAGGTCTAA